The Gemmatimonadota bacterium genome contains the following window.
CCTTGGCGTTGTGCTGCTCCTCTTCTTTGTGGGCCTCGAGTTCTCGTTCCGCGCGCTGCTCAGCGACCGGCGGCGGCTGCTGGGCGCCGGCACGCGCGACCTGCTGCTCAATTTCCCGGCCGGCTTCCTGGCCGGATGGCTGCTTGGGTGGGGTGTGCTGGGGGGAATGATCCTGGCCACGGCACTGTACGTTTCCTCGAGTGCCATCATTGCCAAGAGTCTGATCGACCTGCGCCGCACGGCATACCCCGAGACGGAGCTGGTGCTCGGGATCCTGGTCTTCGAGGACGTCGCCGTCGCCCTGCTGCTGGCCGTGTTGTCGGGCGTGGTCCTGGCCGGCGGCGAGCTGATCCCCGGTATGATCGGCGCGGCCCGCGCTCTGGTTTTTTTCGCCGCCGCCATAGCCCTGGCTCGCCTCGGCCGGCCGCTGCTGGAAAAGCTGCTGAGCACGGAGGAGGACGATCTCTTCATGCTGCTCATGGGCGGGGCACTGCTGCTCATGGCCTGGGCGGCGGCCAGGCTGGGGCTTTCCGCAGCGCTGGGCGCGTTCCTGGCCGGCACGCTCATGGCCGAAACGGGTCACAAGGAGCGCATCGAGGCGCTGTTCGCGCCGCTGCAGGGGCTGTTCGCTGCGCTCTTCTTCCTCGGGTTCGGACTGTCCATCGATATCCGGGAGTTCGCCGGCCTCTGGCCCGCGGCCGTGTCACTGGCGCTGGTCGGCATCGCGGCGAAGCTCGGGACGGGGTGGTGGGTGGGACGCGCCGAGGGACTGAGTCAGCGCGCCGCCTTCTCGCTGGGCGTGACTCTCACGCCGCGCGGCGAGTTCAGCATCGTCCTGGCCGGCCTGGCAGCGGCGGCCGGGCACCGGGAGGCCCCCGCGCTGCTGGCGCTGCTGGTGCTGATCCTGGCGGTGGTGGGCACGGCCGCCACGTGGAACGTGCCCAGGCTGAGCAGATGGCTCTCGCCCGATGCGAGAAACGCCATCCCCCCGACATGTCGACCCTCATAGGCGGTTGATTGGTGGGGTTGACGGGGGTATTCGAGTGGTAGCTTTTTCAACGTTGGGGTTTCAGTGCGATTTGCGGCTCGCCAGGGCACCACCCGCCGGCACCGTGATGATCGCCACGCCTGCAAGCAATCCTGGCACTATGATGTCGCGAGTTCGCTCATTGATAGCGATCCCCAGGAACAGGGGCGTCGCTCCTAGGCCCACGCCGAGCAGGGTGGATGCTATCCGGGGATTGCCAAACTTCCTGTTGACCAGGACGATTCCCGCCGCGGCACCGGCCGTGTACGACGCCGCGAATGCGCTATAGGAGGAGCCGAAGAAATCATCGCCCTGCAACAGAAGCCCTGCCGCTCCCGCCGCGAGCACTCCTCCCCCAAGGCCCAATGCAAAACGCTGCCCCCAGCTCGGTTCCGACTCGGCTGCCCGCGCGCTGCCACCGAGATCCTTGGGGAGCAAAAGCGCTTTGGCACGATTCTCCCCATCTCGTGCGGGGCGCTGCTGAGCGATGGCGGGGGTGCTCAGGATCGAAAGGACGAGAAGCAGCGGCATGCATGCCGCGCACAGGCACCTGATCTGGGTCGCGGGTTTGGGTCTCCGTTGCCAGGGCACACGCTGCGCCCTAACCGCGATCGCCTGAAGGAGATCGTCGAGGTCGATGAGATCTACGTTGGAGGCGTCGAGCAAGGGGGCCAGGGGCGCAACCAGTCTGCCTCGCCCGATCCGGCCCATGTGCTCATGCCGGGCGTGCACCGCGTGGCCGCCTTGGTCAAGCGCTGGCTCCTGGGGACCTACCAGGGGGGCATCTCGAAGGCGCATCTGCCCTACCACCTTGACGAGTTCACCTTCCGGTTCAACCGACGCAGCTCCCGGCCTCGAGGCCTGCTGTTCTACCGCCTCATCGTTAAGGGCATACCCCCTTTGAAATCAATTGAGAGCGCCATACGGCCGCTCCACCTTGTCTCAATCTAATCTTCCGACAGGCGACTGGCGGCTCCTGCGATGCCGATTCACCGGCGCCCGCGCTTTCCCGGGCAGTACCCCGGGCGAGGGGCATCGGCGAGAGGCCGACGCCTCGCCGTTCTCGACTTGGTCGCAGGCCCTCATTCCTGTGACTGACGGGCACGAAGTACGGCCGCCCTGGCCGATTCCACCCTGTCGCTGGCTCCGGCTCGGTCGTACGGTGTAGCAGCTTTCGCGCGCACCTCGCTTCGCCCGTGAGTGCTCTGTCCGACTCCGATTCCGCCGTCCGGAAGCCCAAGCTGCTGGGGCAGGTCCGGCGGGCGTGCCACGCACGGCAGATCGGCGCCCGGGCACGGGGCCCGCTGTCCTGCTGCCCGCCCCATCCCGCCATTCCATCGCTCCACTGCCGGCGTTTTCATCCAGGGTCTTTTATGGTAAGGGACCACTGCCGGAGGTGGAATTGGAAGGGAACGAAGGCGGTCCGGCGCGCCCGCACGCGGGCGCGGCAGCGGATGCCACAGCCGTCCATGTGCGCCTGCGGGACGGGCGGCTGGAGCTGAGATTCCAGAGACGTTTCTCGCAAGCCGATCTCGAGGCCGTCAAGGCGATCCCCGGTCGCCGGTGGCACCCGGAGCGCCGCATCTGGTTGCTCCCTCACAAGCCTGAATCGCTGAGCGCCCTGACGCGCTCGTTCGGCTCCCGGCTGGTGTTGCCCGAGACGCCGCCGGCCAGTGCCGGAGTGGCCGCGGGGGCGCATACGCTCTCCGCCGAGGCCGCGTCGATGTCGCGCGAGACCTATCATCGCGCGGTGGAT
Protein-coding sequences here:
- a CDS encoding cation:proton antiporter, which encodes MEPARLLLEGGLLLAAIALSGLLFRALGLSAVPAFMLVGLALHQPVGQSALVNVFATLGVVLLLFFVGLEFSFRALLSDRRRLLGAGTRDLLLNFPAGFLAGWLLGWGVLGGMILATALYVSSSAIIAKSLIDLRRTAYPETELVLGILVFEDVAVALLLAVLSGVVLAGGELIPGMIGAARALVFFAAAIALARLGRPLLEKLLSTEEDDLFMLLMGGALLLMAWAAARLGLSAALGAFLAGTLMAETGHKERIEALFAPLQGLFAALFFLGFGLSIDIREFAGLWPAAVSLALVGIAAKLGTGWWVGRAEGLSQRAAFSLGVTLTPRGEFSIVLAGLAAAAGHREAPALLALLVLILAVVGTAATWNVPRLSRWLSPDARNAIPPTCRPS
- a CDS encoding phage integrase N-terminal SAM-like domain-containing protein, which encodes MEGNEGGPARPHAGAAADATAVHVRLRDGRLELRFQRRFSQADLEAVKAIPGRRWHPERRIWLLPHKPESLSALTRSFGSRLVLPETPPASAGVAAGAHTLSAEAASMSRETYHRAVDGLLDAMRRANRTREYSRKTERAYLGWARRFCRFHAGAVDGPENRDGSHAGAFLEHLAT